The following are encoded in a window of Acidimicrobiales bacterium genomic DNA:
- a CDS encoding TIGR03560 family F420-dependent LLM class oxidoreductase, whose amino-acid sequence MGPIFGVHTGLQNTTFDELRSLWRRIEEGPFDWISIWDHFYSADFTGAHCFEAVAAHTALAAETSRVRCGSLVYCAGYRHPAVLANAIATIDHVSGGRADIGLGAGWAHNEYAAYGIPFPGTGERLDILEESVQCVRGLLRDETTDFAGAHFTLTDARCEPKPVQAELPIWVGGGGEKRTLKIAGRYADGWNVPFVAPETFAHKREVLGSHAADTGRSIDDIRCAVNVGLCPTEADLQEQFGGLADAVRPGVLMGSEQEMVDRLGQYIDVGVHQINLAMRAPWQLDHLELMASTIESLRSS is encoded by the coding sequence ATGGGGCCGATCTTCGGGGTCCACACGGGCCTGCAGAACACCACATTCGACGAGCTGCGCTCGCTGTGGCGACGCATCGAGGAGGGCCCGTTCGACTGGATCTCGATCTGGGACCACTTCTACTCCGCCGACTTCACCGGGGCCCACTGCTTCGAAGCGGTCGCCGCCCACACCGCCCTCGCCGCCGAGACCAGCCGGGTCCGCTGCGGGTCGCTGGTGTACTGCGCCGGCTACCGCCACCCCGCCGTGCTCGCCAACGCCATCGCCACCATCGACCACGTGTCGGGCGGTCGGGCCGACATCGGGCTCGGGGCCGGCTGGGCCCACAACGAGTACGCGGCCTACGGCATCCCCTTCCCGGGGACGGGCGAGCGTCTCGACATCCTCGAGGAATCGGTCCAGTGCGTCCGCGGCCTGCTGCGCGACGAGACCACCGACTTCGCCGGGGCGCACTTCACCCTCACCGACGCCCGGTGCGAGCCCAAGCCGGTGCAGGCCGAGCTGCCGATCTGGGTCGGGGGCGGCGGCGAGAAGCGCACGCTGAAGATCGCCGGCCGCTACGCCGACGGATGGAACGTGCCCTTCGTGGCCCCCGAGACCTTCGCCCACAAGCGCGAGGTGCTCGGCTCCCACGCGGCCGACACCGGTCGTTCCATCGACGACATCCGCTGCGCGGTCAACGTGGGCCTGTGCCCCACCGAGGCCGACCTGCAGGAGCAGTTCGGCGGTCTGGCCGACGCCGTGCGGCCCGGTGTGCTCATGGGTTCCGAGCAGGAGATGGTCGACCGGCTCGGCCAGTACATCGACGTCGGGGTCCACCAGATCAACCTGGCCATGCGGGCGCCGTGGCAGCTGGACCACCTCGAGCTGATGGCCTCCACCATCGAGTCGCTCCGATCGAGCTGA
- a CDS encoding PH domain-containing protein, which yields MAKIEIGGHRIGGAAAIYTACVAFPRDYLHPNEELILDLKPHWFRLVPSGGSLTAALLIGIIVLVNIDNQVVNILVGVLILGVLGWFGATYARWNATHFVVTSDRLIHREGIVSRSGVEIPLDRINTVFTAQSVFERVIGAGDLTIESAGAEGRQEFHDIRKPTKVQNEIYVAKEDLENRRYDRMAQSAAGHAGTQAPAPNPEASIPDQIDQLDALRKRGVISEEEFTRKKTELLGRM from the coding sequence ATGGCCAAGATCGAGATCGGGGGCCACCGGATCGGTGGGGCGGCGGCGATCTACACTGCCTGTGTGGCGTTTCCCCGGGACTATCTCCATCCGAACGAGGAGTTGATCCTCGATCTCAAGCCGCACTGGTTCCGCCTGGTGCCCTCCGGGGGCTCGCTGACGGCGGCGCTGCTCATCGGGATCATCGTCCTGGTCAACATCGACAACCAGGTGGTGAACATCCTCGTCGGTGTGCTCATCCTCGGGGTGCTCGGGTGGTTCGGCGCCACCTACGCCAGATGGAACGCCACGCACTTCGTCGTCACCTCCGACCGCCTGATTCATCGCGAGGGCATCGTCAGCCGGTCGGGGGTCGAGATCCCCCTCGACCGGATCAACACGGTGTTCACGGCCCAGTCGGTGTTCGAGCGGGTCATCGGCGCCGGCGACCTCACCATCGAGTCGGCCGGCGCCGAAGGCCGTCAGGAGTTCCACGACATCCGCAAGCCCACCAAGGTCCAGAACGAGATCTACGTCGCCAAGGAAGACCTCGAGAACCGGCGCTATGACCGAATGGCCCAGTCGGCTGCGGGCCACGCCGGGACCCAGGCGCCCGCACCCAATCCCGAAGCCTCGATCCCCGACCAGATCGACCAGCTCGACGCGCTCCGCAAGCGTGGGGTGATCTCCGAGGAGGAGTTCACCCGCAAGAAGACCGAGCTCCTCGGCCGCATGTAG
- a CDS encoding serine hydrolase — MVALLCALALVATACGDDDGAAPPTTTTTTTTTESTSTTVDPAGDPDDGAGPGEGSDPDDASWPVPEWSTIDPAAAGVDAETLDELAARAESAGSDCLVVSRDGQLVGEWYWNGTGPDSERESFSVTKSITSILVGIAQDQGHLDIDQPASDYIDEWVGTPSEDVTIRNLLSNDSGRFHSPESDYAQMAFAEPDKTAYAIGLGQAHEPGTVWVYNNAAIQVLEAVLERATGTGVGDFAEEYLFDPMGMDTTISTDQAGNTLTFMGAQMSCRDLTRFGLLSLRRGEWQGEQIVPAAFVDEATRPSTELNNGYGHLWWLYGTHPDDAAGDETDSSAYAALGLGGQYMVVVPEHDLVVSRLVQPEADGGGASVTEILPILFDDLVVD; from the coding sequence ATGGTCGCTCTGCTCTGCGCTCTCGCGCTGGTCGCCACCGCATGCGGAGACGACGACGGCGCCGCCCCGCCGACCACGACGACCACCACGACGACGACCGAGTCCACGAGCACCACCGTCGATCCCGCTGGCGACCCCGACGACGGTGCCGGTCCCGGTGAGGGTTCTGACCCCGACGACGCCTCTTGGCCGGTGCCCGAGTGGAGCACGATCGATCCCGCCGCCGCGGGGGTCGATGCCGAGACCCTCGACGAGCTGGCGGCGAGGGCCGAATCGGCCGGCTCCGACTGCCTGGTCGTCAGCCGCGACGGCCAGCTGGTCGGCGAGTGGTACTGGAACGGCACCGGACCCGACTCCGAGCGCGAGTCGTTCTCGGTCACCAAGTCCATCACCTCGATCCTGGTGGGCATCGCCCAGGACCAGGGCCACCTCGACATCGACCAGCCCGCATCGGACTACATCGACGAGTGGGTCGGCACCCCCAGCGAGGACGTCACCATTCGCAACCTGTTGTCGAACGACTCGGGCCGGTTCCACAGTCCCGAGAGCGATTACGCGCAGATGGCCTTCGCCGAGCCCGACAAGACCGCGTACGCGATCGGTCTCGGACAGGCCCACGAGCCCGGCACGGTGTGGGTGTACAACAACGCCGCCATCCAGGTGCTCGAGGCGGTCCTCGAACGGGCGACCGGCACCGGAGTCGGCGACTTCGCCGAGGAGTACCTCTTCGACCCGATGGGAATGGACACCACCATCAGCACCGACCAAGCGGGCAACACCCTCACCTTCATGGGCGCGCAGATGAGCTGCCGCGACCTGACCCGGTTCGGGCTGTTGAGCCTCCGCCGCGGCGAGTGGCAGGGCGAGCAGATCGTCCCGGCCGCGTTCGTCGACGAGGCCACCCGGCCCTCCACCGAGCTCAACAACGGGTACGGCCACCTCTGGTGGCTCTATGGCACCCACCCCGACGACGCGGCCGGGGACGAGACCGACTCCTCTGCCTACGCGGCGCTGGGGCTCGGCGGCCAGTACATGGTCGTGGTGCCCGAGCACGACCTCGTGGTGTCCCGCCTGGTCCAACCGGAGGCGGACGGTGGCGGCGCAAGTGTGACCGAGATCCTCCCGATCCTGTTCGACGACCTGGTGGTCGACTGA
- a CDS encoding class I SAM-dependent methyltransferase → MSDQRPRRSSWQGEEYEPSAAHHRLADDWFLARHAPGPIDVVIDAGCGTGEFTTRLAGLVPDGAVIGVEPDRSMLEQAVPRSGPNGSFRDGSFDQTFVRLHVLAQRPD, encoded by the coding sequence ATGTCGGACCAGCGCCCGAGGCGATCCAGCTGGCAGGGCGAGGAGTACGAGCCCTCGGCGGCCCACCACCGCCTCGCCGACGACTGGTTCCTGGCCCGGCACGCGCCCGGACCGATCGACGTTGTCATCGACGCGGGCTGCGGTACCGGCGAGTTCACCACGCGCCTCGCCGGGCTGGTGCCCGATGGTGCGGTCATCGGTGTCGAGCCCGACCGGTCGATGCTCGAACAAGCAGTACCGCGGTCGGGGCCGAACGGCTCGTTTCGCGACGGCAGCTTCGATCAGACCTTCGTACGCCTCCACGTGCTCGCCCAGAGGCCGGACTGA
- a CDS encoding CaiB/BaiF CoA-transferase family protein yields the protein MGPLSGVKIVEVAGIGPGPFCAMMLSDMGAEVIRVDRAGSVRGGDPDAPPADVLNRGRRSIGIDLKQPDGLATLLELVEGADALIEGFRPGVAERLGLGPDDCWARNPRLVYGRMTGWGQSGPYAHTAGHDINYIALAGALDAIGRAGGPPVPPLNLVGDFGGGGMMLAFGVVCALLEASRSGEGQVVDAAMVDGAAVLMTMFHAFSAMGIWHEERGTNTLDTGAHFYDVYETADAKYVSIGSIEPQFYSELLRLTGLTDEADFAAQMDRGRWPALKERLAEVFRTKTRDEWCEIMEGTDVCFAPVLSLSEAPQHPHNVERQTFVEIAGVTQPGPAPRFTRTEAEIQGPPAHAGQHTDEVLAAAGFDAARIAELRESGAVA from the coding sequence ATGGGACCACTGTCAGGAGTGAAGATCGTGGAGGTGGCCGGCATCGGGCCGGGACCGTTCTGCGCCATGATGCTGTCGGACATGGGCGCCGAGGTCATCCGGGTCGACCGCGCCGGATCGGTTCGCGGGGGCGACCCCGATGCGCCGCCGGCCGATGTCTTGAACCGGGGACGCCGCTCCATCGGGATCGACCTCAAGCAGCCCGACGGCCTGGCGACCCTGCTCGAGTTGGTCGAGGGCGCCGATGCCCTGATCGAGGGGTTCCGCCCCGGCGTCGCCGAGCGCCTGGGACTCGGCCCCGACGACTGCTGGGCCCGCAACCCGCGGCTGGTCTATGGCCGCATGACCGGCTGGGGCCAGTCCGGGCCCTACGCCCACACCGCCGGCCACGACATCAACTACATCGCCCTGGCGGGTGCCCTCGACGCCATCGGTCGGGCCGGCGGGCCACCGGTGCCGCCGCTCAACCTCGTGGGCGACTTCGGCGGTGGCGGCATGATGCTGGCCTTCGGTGTGGTGTGCGCCCTCCTCGAGGCGTCGCGCAGCGGTGAGGGCCAGGTGGTCGACGCCGCCATGGTCGACGGGGCGGCGGTGCTGATGACCATGTTCCACGCGTTCTCCGCCATGGGCATCTGGCACGAGGAACGGGGCACCAACACCCTCGACACCGGGGCGCACTTCTACGACGTCTACGAGACCGCCGACGCCAAGTACGTGTCGATCGGTTCGATCGAGCCCCAGTTCTACAGCGAGCTGCTGCGCCTCACCGGGCTGACCGACGAGGCCGACTTCGCCGCCCAGATGGACCGCGGCCGGTGGCCGGCGCTGAAGGAGCGGCTGGCCGAGGTGTTCCGCACCAAGACCCGCGACGAGTGGTGCGAGATCATGGAGGGCACCGACGTGTGCTTCGCACCGGTCCTGTCGCTCAGCGAGGCACCCCAGCATCCCCACAACGTCGAGCGCCAGACCTTCGTCGAGATCGCCGGTGTCACCCAGCCCGGCCCGGCGCCACGCTTCACCCGGACCGAGGCCGAGATCCAGGGTCCACCGGCCCATGCCGGACAGCACACCGATGAGGTCCTCGCCGCCGCCGGGTTCGACGCGGCCCGGATCGCCGAGCTGCGTGAATCGGGCGCGGTGGCCTGA
- a CDS encoding type 1 glutamine amidotransferase domain-containing protein, with translation MAKVAIVLDDGFEDVEFDTPRTTLLEHGHEVTVVGTDEAKEVTGKQGEVTYTIDCAVDQVSASDFDALVIPGGYSPDRLRMDDKVVRFVKDCSDKGMPIAAICHAGSLLIEADLVKRRTVTSWPSIRTDLQNAGAAWMDQDVVYDGNLITSRKPDDLPAFTKALLAELPAPEVSA, from the coding sequence ATGGCCAAGGTTGCGATCGTCCTCGACGACGGATTCGAGGACGTCGAGTTCGACACCCCCCGCACGACGCTGCTCGAGCACGGCCACGAGGTCACCGTGGTCGGCACCGACGAGGCCAAGGAGGTGACCGGCAAGCAGGGCGAGGTGACCTACACGATCGATTGCGCGGTCGACCAGGTGAGCGCGAGCGACTTCGACGCCCTGGTCATCCCCGGTGGGTACTCACCCGATCGCCTCCGCATGGACGACAAGGTGGTCCGGTTCGTGAAGGACTGCTCGGACAAGGGCATGCCCATCGCGGCCATCTGCCACGCCGGCAGCCTGCTGATCGAGGCCGACCTGGTGAAGCGCCGCACGGTCACGTCGTGGCCGTCGATCCGCACCGACCTGCAGAACGCGGGTGCGGCCTGGATGGACCAGGACGTCGTCTATGACGGCAACCTGATCACCAGCCGCAAGCCCGACGACCTGCCCGCCTTCACCAAGGCCCTCCTCGCCGAGCTGCCCGCCCCGGAGGTGTCGGCCTGA
- a CDS encoding ferritin-like domain-containing protein yields MTSPERTSTTATDDLDSILAVTNTERDEALHAVADNADAIFTWDYSKGARPALNKLYEKAKHAQWNGETDLDWSTEVDQEALIRASGGPPSREGLAEIGVDISGSSLDTWSEKEWMQWAVYNQNWSLSQFMHGEQGALICTAKIVETVPWIDAKYYAATQVMDEARHVEVFAKYLDEKLSGHFPVNTHLKALLDDIIVDSRWDMTYLGMQIMVEGLALAAFGVAQQTTSDPLLKQLLRYVMSDEARHVAFGVLSLKEYYEGLSDAEMKDRQEFAYEAAIRMRNRFLQQEVWDAMGVDVREAVALFNKPDEEKNKDPFQQLLFSKIVPNCKKLGLLDANDGWLRQRFDTLGVTQFEDWVDTGEEYEMLDEVSKDREAAAG; encoded by the coding sequence GTGACTTCACCGGAGCGCACCAGCACCACCGCAACCGACGACCTCGACTCGATCCTGGCCGTCACCAACACCGAGCGCGACGAAGCGCTCCATGCGGTGGCCGACAACGCTGACGCCATCTTCACCTGGGACTACAGCAAGGGTGCCCGTCCCGCGCTGAACAAGCTCTACGAGAAGGCCAAGCACGCGCAGTGGAACGGCGAGACCGACCTCGACTGGTCGACCGAGGTCGACCAGGAGGCGCTGATCCGCGCCAGCGGAGGCCCACCCAGCCGCGAGGGCCTCGCCGAGATCGGGGTCGACATCTCCGGCAGTTCCCTCGACACCTGGTCGGAGAAGGAGTGGATGCAGTGGGCGGTCTACAACCAGAACTGGAGCCTGTCCCAGTTCATGCACGGTGAGCAGGGGGCGCTCATCTGCACCGCGAAGATCGTCGAGACCGTCCCGTGGATCGACGCCAAGTACTACGCCGCCACCCAGGTGATGGACGAGGCTCGCCACGTCGAGGTCTTCGCCAAGTACCTCGACGAGAAGCTGTCCGGCCACTTCCCGGTCAACACCCACCTCAAGGCGCTGCTCGACGACATCATCGTCGACAGCCGGTGGGACATGACCTACCTGGGCATGCAGATCATGGTCGAGGGCCTGGCCCTGGCCGCGTTCGGTGTGGCCCAACAGACCACCTCGGACCCGCTGCTCAAGCAGCTCCTGCGCTATGTGATGAGCGACGAGGCCCGCCACGTCGCCTTCGGCGTGCTGTCGCTGAAGGAGTACTACGAGGGCCTGTCCGACGCCGAGATGAAGGACCGCCAGGAGTTCGCCTACGAGGCGGCGATCCGCATGCGCAACCGGTTCCTCCAGCAGGAGGTCTGGGACGCCATGGGCGTCGACGTCCGCGAGGCGGTGGCGCTGTTCAACAAGCCCGACGAGGAGAAGAACAAGGACCCGTTCCAGCAGCTGCTCTTCTCCAAGATCGTGCCGAACTGCAAGAAGCTCGGGTTGCTCGATGCCAACGACGGCTGGCTCCGGCAGCGCTTCGACACGCTCGGGGTCACCCAGTTCGAGGATTGGGTCGACACCGGCGAGGAGTACGAGATGCTCGACGAGGTGTCCAAGGACCGCGAGGCCGCTGCCGGCTGA